In the genome of Hymenobacter cellulosivorans, one region contains:
- a CDS encoding amino acid permease, protein MLKKSLELLRIEAAETGAGTLKRSLGGFSLVAIGIGVIIGAGLFSLTGIAAANNAGPAVTLSFLVAAVGCAFSALCYAEFASMVPVAGSAYTYSYATMGELFAWIIGWDLILEYSVGAATVAISWSQYLVKVLDKFNLHIPPQLVMSPFETAKLADGGTVTGLVNIPAMLIVLAITAIIIRGTSGSAWFNALVVTLKVAVVLVFIALGWQYIDPANYQPYIPQNTGTFGEFGWSGILRGAGVVFFVFIGFDIVATMAQETKNPQRNMPIGIIGSLLVCTVLFILFGHVLTGVANYTEFKNSAAPVAIAIEKTPYGWLSSAIIIAILIGYTSVILVDLMGQSRVFFSMSKDGLLPKVFAEVHPTFSTPHKSNLLLGAFISLFAGFVPISVVGEMTSIGTLLAFVMVCLGVLIMRKKEPNAPRGFRTPWVPVVPILGILTCVLMMISLPLDTWLRLFVWLAIGLAIYYGYGKKHSKLGQEQGQG, encoded by the coding sequence ATGCTTAAAAAATCACTGGAGCTGCTTCGCATCGAGGCGGCCGAAACGGGAGCCGGTACCCTCAAGCGCAGCCTGGGCGGCTTTAGCCTGGTGGCCATCGGCATCGGAGTTATTATCGGGGCGGGCTTGTTCTCGCTCACCGGCATTGCCGCCGCCAACAACGCCGGCCCGGCCGTCACCTTGTCTTTTCTGGTAGCCGCCGTGGGCTGCGCCTTTTCGGCCTTGTGCTACGCCGAGTTTGCCTCCATGGTGCCCGTTGCCGGCTCGGCCTACACCTATTCCTACGCTACGATGGGCGAGCTGTTTGCCTGGATTATCGGCTGGGATTTGATTCTGGAGTACTCGGTGGGAGCCGCCACGGTGGCCATCAGCTGGTCGCAGTACCTGGTCAAGGTGCTCGACAAGTTCAACCTGCACATTCCGCCCCAACTGGTGATGTCGCCCTTCGAAACGGCCAAGCTGGCCGATGGCGGCACCGTCACGGGCCTGGTCAACATCCCGGCCATGCTCATCGTGCTGGCTATTACGGCCATCATCATCCGGGGTACCTCGGGCTCGGCCTGGTTCAATGCCCTGGTCGTGACTTTGAAGGTGGCCGTCGTGCTGGTGTTCATTGCCTTGGGCTGGCAATACATTGACCCCGCCAACTACCAACCCTACATCCCCCAGAACACGGGCACGTTCGGCGAGTTTGGCTGGAGCGGCATCCTGCGCGGGGCCGGGGTCGTGTTCTTCGTCTTTATCGGCTTCGATATCGTGGCCACGATGGCCCAGGAAACCAAGAACCCGCAGCGCAACATGCCCATCGGCATTATCGGGTCCTTGCTGGTATGCACCGTGCTCTTCATTCTCTTCGGGCACGTGCTGACGGGCGTGGCCAACTATACCGAATTTAAAAACAGCGCCGCCCCAGTGGCTATTGCCATCGAAAAGACGCCCTACGGCTGGTTGTCCTCGGCCATTATCATCGCCATTCTCATCGGCTATACCTCTGTTATCCTGGTCGATTTGATGGGGCAGAGCCGGGTGTTCTTCTCCATGTCCAAGGACGGGCTCCTACCCAAAGTCTTTGCCGAGGTACACCCCACATTCAGCACCCCGCACAAGTCCAACCTGCTGCTGGGGGCCTTTATCAGCCTGTTTGCCGGCTTCGTGCCCATCTCCGTGGTGGGCGAAATGACCAGTATCGGGACCCTACTGGCTTTCGTGATGGTGTGCCTGGGCGTGCTGATTATGCGCAAAAAAGAACCCAACGCTCCGCGCGGCTTCCGCACGCCCTGGGTGCCGGTGGTGCCTATCCTGGGCATTCTGACCTGCGTGCTGATGATGATTTCGCTGCCCCTCGACACCTGGTTGCGGCTCTTCGTGTGGCTGGCCATCGGCCTGGCCATCTACTACGGCTACGGTAAGAAGCACAGCAAGCTGGGCCAGGAGCAGGGCCAAGGGTAG
- a CDS encoding lipopolysaccharide biosynthesis protein produces MGIVQRQGLRNTVISYLGLALGFVNTAFVLPRLLAPAQLGLTNLLVSIATVYAQFAAFGFASVGIRFFPYFRNREAGHHGFLPFLLGIPLLGFVVITAVYLLGKPLILAQYEPEDMARLQPFYAWAALLALFTLLYSLQDAYLKGLYHTAFSSFLQDIVLRVLIAGLALLYGQGLLAFPEFVLCYIGLYGTIALLLTGYLAYIGELHLRPTKAALGVRPVGEIVRFGAFALLSSLSGSILGFIDSWMVGAQISLAAAGIYGIAYNISTALTIPARSLNKIAFPLLAQYWKDQDLPRMADFYRDTTRLNTILGCYLALGIGLNLDFIYSLIKNPVYATGTTAVLLLLAGRLYDGITGVNGLIVVTSPRYRFDLIFNLSLAGITILLNRLLIPRLGITGSALATLFAIVSINTVRTWFVWYSYRLQPFTWRIPVVLAVAAGSGLLVWLLPTLPSKLLTMLLRGSVLTGLYGGALLGLGLVPEAQPLLRKLLRK; encoded by the coding sequence TTGGGTATCGTTCAGCGGCAAGGGCTGCGCAACACGGTTATATCGTATTTGGGGCTGGCCCTGGGCTTTGTAAATACGGCCTTTGTGCTGCCCCGCCTGCTGGCGCCCGCGCAGCTGGGCCTGACCAACCTGCTCGTGTCCATTGCCACGGTGTACGCGCAGTTTGCCGCCTTTGGCTTTGCCAGCGTCGGGATTCGGTTCTTTCCCTACTTCCGCAACCGCGAGGCGGGGCACCACGGCTTTTTGCCCTTTCTGCTGGGCATTCCGCTGCTGGGGTTCGTGGTGATTACGGCCGTGTATCTGCTCGGCAAGCCCCTGATTCTGGCCCAGTACGAGCCCGAGGACATGGCGCGGCTTCAGCCTTTTTACGCCTGGGCCGCCTTGCTGGCTTTGTTTACCCTGCTCTACTCCTTGCAGGACGCCTACCTCAAGGGGCTCTACCACACCGCGTTTTCGTCGTTTTTGCAGGACATTGTCCTGCGCGTGCTCATTGCCGGGCTGGCCCTTTTGTATGGCCAAGGCCTGCTGGCGTTTCCGGAGTTCGTGCTCTGCTACATCGGGCTCTACGGCACTATTGCCCTGCTGCTGACCGGCTATTTGGCCTACATCGGGGAGCTGCACCTGCGGCCGACCAAGGCGGCGCTGGGCGTGCGGCCGGTGGGCGAAATCGTGCGCTTCGGGGCCTTTGCCCTGCTTTCCAGCCTCTCAGGCAGTATTCTGGGCTTTATCGACTCCTGGATGGTGGGGGCGCAGATCAGCCTGGCGGCGGCGGGCATCTACGGCATTGCCTACAACATCAGTACGGCCCTGACCATCCCGGCCCGCTCACTCAACAAGATTGCCTTCCCCCTGCTGGCCCAGTACTGGAAAGACCAGGACCTGCCCCGTATGGCCGACTTCTACCGCGACACCACTAGGCTCAACACCATCCTGGGCTGCTACCTGGCCCTGGGCATCGGGCTCAATCTGGACTTCATTTACTCGCTTATCAAGAACCCGGTGTACGCCACCGGCACCACCGCCGTGCTGCTGCTGCTGGCCGGCCGCCTCTACGACGGCATTACGGGCGTCAATGGCCTCATCGTCGTCACCTCCCCGCGCTACCGCTTCGATTTGATCTTCAACCTGTCGTTGGCCGGCATCACCATCCTGCTCAACCGCCTGCTGATTCCGCGCCTGGGCATTACGGGCTCGGCCCTGGCCACACTCTTTGCCATTGTGAGCATCAACACGGTCCGCACCTGGTTTGTGTGGTACAGCTACCGGCTCCAACCCTTTACCTGGCGCATTCCGGTGGTGCTGGCCGTGGCGGCCGGCAGCGGCCTGCTGGTGTGGCTGCTGCCCACCTTGCCCTCCAAGCTGCTCACCATGCTGCTGCGGGGCTCGGTCCTGACGGGGCTCTACGGCGGGGCCTTGCTCGGGCTGGGCTTGGTGCCCGAAGCCCAGCCGTTGCTCCGAAAGCTGCTGCGCAAATAA